One stretch of Prinia subflava isolate CZ2003 ecotype Zambia chromosome 7, Cam_Psub_1.2, whole genome shotgun sequence DNA includes these proteins:
- the WFS1 gene encoding wolframin: MNSDPDPASSPSHPQQHLGRSQLNAAPGDHGENSQRPGTSSADSATSSVPGYSRSREKTEKKEGMKEEPEVLFEELLERAKAGEPKAQTEVGKHYLRLAEEEDEELNNCSAVDWFILAAKQGRREAVKLLRRCLADRRGITFENEEEVKKLTSETDLERAVRKAALVMYWKLNPKKKKQLAVSELLENVGQVDNEDGEKQPGPVPKSVQRQRRMLERLVNSESKKFIALDDFVEITKKYAKGIIPSNLIMQEDDDEFAGKSPEELPLRLKVVKYPLHAIMEIKEYLIDIASKAGMHWLSTIVPTHHINALIFFFIISNLTIDFFAFIIPLVIFYLSFISMVICTLKVFQDSKAWENFRALTDLLLRFEPNLDVEQAEVNFGWNHLEPYIYFLLSVFFVIFSFPIASKDWIPCSELATVSVFFTVTSYMSLSTCAEPYTQRALMTEIAAGCLSLLQILPGNFGYLKFLGKTFYTVPVGHFFVINVSIPCLLFLYLFYLFFRMAQLRNFKGTYCYLVPYLVCFMWCELSVVILRESSGIGLVRASIGYFLFLFALPVLGIGITLMCLVHFIKWFLSLELMKIVVTLVLCGVPLLFRWWTKVNFSVVEVVKSLTQSSIVKLILVWITAVVLFCWFYVYRSEGMKVYNSTLTWNQYGFLCGPRAWKETNMARTQILCSHLEGHRVTWTGRFKYVRVTEIDNSAESAINMLPFFIGDWMRCLYGETYPLCDPKNVTLEEEELCRLKFLTKHKCHMKMFDRYKFEITVGMPFSSKNGSKPIEEDDITKDIVLKASNEFKKVLLNLRQGSIIEFSTILEGRLGSKWPVFELKAITCLNCMSKLLPAGRHVKIEEDWRSTVHKAMKFAFDFFFFPFLSAA, from the exons ATGAATTCAGATCCTGATCCCGCCTCGAGTCCCTCTCACCCCCAGCAGCATCTTGGAAGGTCCCAgctaaatgctgctcctggggaccaTGGTGAGAACAGTCAGAGACCTGGAACATCTTCAGCAGACTCTGCAACTTCTTCAGTTCCTGGCTACTCCCGTAgcagggagaaaacagaaaaaaagg AGGGCATGAAGGAGGAACCTGAAGTGCTCTTTGAAGAACTGCTTGAAAGGGCCAAAGCTGGAGaaccaaaagcacaaacagag GTGGGGAAGCACTACTTGAGATTAGCagaagaggaggatgaagaaCTTAACAATTGTAGTGCAGTTGACTGGTTCATCCTTGCTGCTAAGCAAGGTCGAAGAGAAGCTGTCAAACTCCTGCGTAGATGCCTGGCTGACAGAAGAG gCATAACTTTTGAGAATGAAGAAGAGGTGAAAAAGTTAACATCTGAGACCGACTTGGAGAGAGCGGTGCGAAAAGCTGCCTTGGTCATGTATTGGAAATTAAACCCAAAAAAGAAGAAGCAATTAGCAGTTTCTGAACTGTTGGAAAATGTTGGGCAAGTTGACAATGAAG ATGGTGAGAAGCAGCCTGGCCCCGTCCCAAAGTCCGTGCAGAGGCAGAGAAGGATGCTGGAGCGATTAGTGAACAGTGAAT cTAAAAAATTTATTGCTTTGGATGACTTTGTTGAAATTACCAAGAAGTATGCAAAGGGAATCATCCCATCTAACCTGATTATGCAAGAAGATGATGATGAGTTTGCAGGGAAGAGTCCTGAAGAATTACCCCTACGACTGAAG gtTGTAAAATATCCACTTCATGCCATTATGGAAATAAAAGAATACCTTATAGATATTGCATCAAAGGCAGGAATGCATTGGCTGTCTACCATTGTTCCAACACACCATATCAATGCTCTCATCTTTTTCTTCATCATCAGTAATCTGACAATTGATTTTTTTGCCTTCATTATTCCATTAGTCATATTCTATTTGTCCTTTATTTCTATGGTGATTTGCACACTGAAAGTTTTTCAGGACAGTAAGGCTTGGGAAAACTTCCGTGCTTTGACTGACTTACTGCTTCGTTTTGAACCAAACCTAGATGTTGAGCAAGCTGAGGTGAACTTTGGATGGAATCACTTAGAGCCGTACATTTACTTTTTACTCTCAGTattctttgtaattttttccttccctatAGCAAGCAAAGACTGGATACCATGCTCAGAATTAGCTACTGTCTCAGTTTTCTTCACAGTGACAAGTTACATGAGTTTAAGCACGTGTGCAGAACCTTACACACAAAGGGCATTAATGACTGAGATAGCTGCAGGTTGCTTATCCCTATTGCAGATATTACCTGGCAATTTTGGCTACTTGAAATTCTTAGGTAAAACCTTCTATACAGTTCCTGTAGGCCATTTCTTTGTGATCAATGTAAGCATCCCATGCCTGCTGTTTTTGTACTTGTTCTATCTTTTCTTTAGAATGGCCCAACTACGGAATTTTAAAGGCACCTACTGCTACCTGGTCCCATACCTGGTGTGCTTTATGTGGTGTGAGCTCTCTGTGGTCATTCTGCGGGAGTCCTCTGGCATTGGGCTCGTTCGTGCATCCATCGGTtacttcctcttcctctttgcACTCCCAGTGCTGGGTATAGGCATTACACTGATGTGTCTTGTCCACTTCATTAAGTGGTTTTTGTCTTTGGAGCTCATGAAAATTGTAGTGACCCTGGTTTTGTGTGGTGTTCCTTTGCTCTTTCGATGGTGGACAAAAGTTAACTTCTCTGTGGTTGAAGTGGTTAAATCGCTCACTCAAAGCTCGATTGTGAAGCTCATTCTGGTGTGGATTACAGCTGTAGTGCTGTTCTGTTGGTTCTATGTGTATCGATCTGAAGGAATGAAAGTTTACAACTCCACCCTGACGTGGAATCAGTATGGTTTCCTCTGTGGACCCCGGGCCTGGAAGGAGACTAACATGGCACGGACTCAGATTTTGTGCAGTCACCTGGAAGGGCACCGAGTGACGTGGACTGGGCGGTTCAAATACGTGCGTGTGACAGAAATCGACAATAGTGCGGAATCTGCAATAAATATGCTTCCATTTTTTATTGGTGATTGGATGAGGTGCTTGTATGGTGAAACCTACCCTCTTTGTGATCCCAAAAATGTTACACTGGAGGAGGAAGAATTGTGCCGTCTGAAGTTTTTGACAAAGCATAAATGCCACATGAAAATGTTTGATCGGTACAAATTTGAAATAACTGTGGGCATGCCTTTCAGTAGCAAAAATGGAAGCAAGCCTATTGAGGAGGATGATATAACCAAAGATATTGTGCTGAAGGCAAGCAATGAGTTTAAAAAAGTGTTGCTGAACTTGAGGCAAGGGAGTATAATTGAATTCAGCACAATTCTGGAGGGTCGTCTTGGCAGTAAATGGCCTGTCTTTGAACTGAAAGCAATAACTTGCTTGAATTGCATGTCTAAACTCTTACCTGCAGGGAGGCATGTGAAAATAGAGGAGGACTGGAGGAGCACAGTGCATAAAGCTATGaaatttgcttttgattttttcttcttcccattcCTGTCAGCTGCATAA